Proteins from a genomic interval of Anomalospiza imberbis isolate Cuckoo-Finch-1a 21T00152 chromosome 18, ASM3175350v1, whole genome shotgun sequence:
- the PUS1 gene encoding pseudouridylate synthase 1 homolog isoform X1: MLLRWGLRVVSCGSSAPGSAACAGPWRRRQRSVLTMAEDLIAAVASQTKRLSSSSEVVQRLEENGHQNKKLKSDADEEDAEDQNKKLPKRKIVLLMAYSGKGYHGMQRNVGSSQFKTIEDDLVSALVQSGCIPENHGEDMKKMSFQRCARTDKGVSAAGQIVSLKVRLIDDILEKINNHLPSHIRILGLKRVTGGFNSKNKCDARTYSYMLPTFAFAHKDHDVQEELYRLDRETLERVNQLLACYKGTHNFHNFTSQKGPRDPSAKRYIMEMYCGEPFVRENVEFAVIQVKGQSFMMHQIRKMIGLVIAIVKGYAAESIMERSWGEEKVDVPKAPGLGLVLEKVHFEKYNRRFGNDGLHEPLDWTEEEEKIAVFKEQYIYPTIINTEREEKSMANWLKTLPIHDFNSSAVEMQTNNKNSKKSGDLEGSDGCGDDSD, encoded by the exons ATGCTGCTGCGCTGGGGGCTCCGGGTCGTGAGCTGCGGCTCCTCGGCCCCGGGGAGCGCGGCGTGCGCCGGGCcgtggcggcggcggcagcgcagC GTTCTTACAATGGCTGAGGATTTGATAGCAGCGGTTGCCAGCCAGACAAAGagactcagcagcagcagcgaggtGGTTCAAAGGCTGGAAGAAAACGGGCATCAGAATAAAAAGTTGAAGAGTGATGCAGATGAGGAAGATGCAGAGGATCAGAATAAGAAGTTGCCCAAAAGGAAGATAGTGCTGTTGATGGCATATTCAGGGAAAGGCTACCATGGCATGCAA AGAAACGTGGGATCTTCACAGTTCAAGACAATTGAAGATGACCTGGTCTCTGCCCTTGTTCAGTCAGGATGCATCCCAGAGAACCACGGGGAAGATATGAAGAAGATGTCTTTCCAGCGCTGTGCTCGAACAGATAAG GGTGTGTCTGCAGCTGGACAAATTGTGTCACTGAAGGTGAGGCTAATAGATGACATCTTAGAAAAGATCAATAATCATCTTCCTTCTCACATCAGGATTCTGG GCCTGAAGAGAGTCACTGGGGGGTTCAACTCCAAGAACAAATGTGATGCCAGAACCTACTCTTACATGCTGCCAACGTTTGCCTTTGCCCATAAGGACCATGATGTGCAGGAGGAGCTTTATCGGCTGGACAGGGAGACCCTTGAAAGGGTCAATCAGCTGCTGGCCTGCTACAAAGGGACACACAACTTCCACAACTTCACATCACAAAAAGGCCCCAGGGACCCCAGTGCCAAGCGGTACATCATGGAGATGTACTGTGGAGAGCCCTTCGTCAGGGAAAACGTGGAATTTGCAGTGATCCAAGTGAAAGGTCAGAGTTTCATGATGCACCAGATCAGGAAGATGATTGGGCTGGTGATAGCAATTGTGAAAGGCTATGCTGCTGAGTCCATCATGGAACGCAgctggggagaggagaaggTTGACGTCCCCAAAGCCCCAGGACTTGGGCTGGTTTTGGAGAAAGTGCACTTTGAAAAATACAACAGGCGTTTTGGGAATGATGGGCTGCATGAGCCACTGGATTggacagaggaggaggagaagattGCTGTTTTCAAAGAGCAGTACATCTATCCTACCATTATCAACACTGAAAGGGAGGAGAAATCCATGGCAAACTGGCTAAAAACCCTCCCCATTCATGACTTCAACTCGTCTGCTGTTGAGATGCAAACTAACAACAAAAATTCAAAG AAGAGCGGCGATCTCGAAGGCAGCGATGGTTGTGGCGATGATTCTGACTGA
- the PUS1 gene encoding pseudouridylate synthase 1 homolog isoform X2, whose protein sequence is MAEDLIAAVASQTKRLSSSSEVVQRLEENGHQNKKLKSDADEEDAEDQNKKLPKRKIVLLMAYSGKGYHGMQRNVGSSQFKTIEDDLVSALVQSGCIPENHGEDMKKMSFQRCARTDKGVSAAGQIVSLKVRLIDDILEKINNHLPSHIRILGLKRVTGGFNSKNKCDARTYSYMLPTFAFAHKDHDVQEELYRLDRETLERVNQLLACYKGTHNFHNFTSQKGPRDPSAKRYIMEMYCGEPFVRENVEFAVIQVKGQSFMMHQIRKMIGLVIAIVKGYAAESIMERSWGEEKVDVPKAPGLGLVLEKVHFEKYNRRFGNDGLHEPLDWTEEEEKIAVFKEQYIYPTIINTEREEKSMANWLKTLPIHDFNSSAVEMQTNNKNSKKSGDLEGSDGCGDDSD, encoded by the exons ATGGCTGAGGATTTGATAGCAGCGGTTGCCAGCCAGACAAAGagactcagcagcagcagcgaggtGGTTCAAAGGCTGGAAGAAAACGGGCATCAGAATAAAAAGTTGAAGAGTGATGCAGATGAGGAAGATGCAGAGGATCAGAATAAGAAGTTGCCCAAAAGGAAGATAGTGCTGTTGATGGCATATTCAGGGAAAGGCTACCATGGCATGCAA AGAAACGTGGGATCTTCACAGTTCAAGACAATTGAAGATGACCTGGTCTCTGCCCTTGTTCAGTCAGGATGCATCCCAGAGAACCACGGGGAAGATATGAAGAAGATGTCTTTCCAGCGCTGTGCTCGAACAGATAAG GGTGTGTCTGCAGCTGGACAAATTGTGTCACTGAAGGTGAGGCTAATAGATGACATCTTAGAAAAGATCAATAATCATCTTCCTTCTCACATCAGGATTCTGG GCCTGAAGAGAGTCACTGGGGGGTTCAACTCCAAGAACAAATGTGATGCCAGAACCTACTCTTACATGCTGCCAACGTTTGCCTTTGCCCATAAGGACCATGATGTGCAGGAGGAGCTTTATCGGCTGGACAGGGAGACCCTTGAAAGGGTCAATCAGCTGCTGGCCTGCTACAAAGGGACACACAACTTCCACAACTTCACATCACAAAAAGGCCCCAGGGACCCCAGTGCCAAGCGGTACATCATGGAGATGTACTGTGGAGAGCCCTTCGTCAGGGAAAACGTGGAATTTGCAGTGATCCAAGTGAAAGGTCAGAGTTTCATGATGCACCAGATCAGGAAGATGATTGGGCTGGTGATAGCAATTGTGAAAGGCTATGCTGCTGAGTCCATCATGGAACGCAgctggggagaggagaaggTTGACGTCCCCAAAGCCCCAGGACTTGGGCTGGTTTTGGAGAAAGTGCACTTTGAAAAATACAACAGGCGTTTTGGGAATGATGGGCTGCATGAGCCACTGGATTggacagaggaggaggagaagattGCTGTTTTCAAAGAGCAGTACATCTATCCTACCATTATCAACACTGAAAGGGAGGAGAAATCCATGGCAAACTGGCTAAAAACCCTCCCCATTCATGACTTCAACTCGTCTGCTGTTGAGATGCAAACTAACAACAAAAATTCAAAG AAGAGCGGCGATCTCGAAGGCAGCGATGGTTGTGGCGATGATTCTGACTGA